One window of Lawsonibacter asaccharolyticus genomic DNA carries:
- a CDS encoding phosphoenolpyruvate carboxykinase: METYGLEQLGIISPSAVYRNLSPAILVEKALARGEGKLNSTGALCVNTGKYTGRSPNDKFIVDSAGVHDEIAWGKVNVPTTQEVFDALYEKMVAYLQNREIFIFDGFAGADPKYTKAFRVINELASQNLFIHQLLLRPTEEALANYKPDFTIICAPGFKCIPERDHVNSEAAIMIDYEKKMVLIAGSQYAGEIKKSVFSVMNYLMPKEGVFPMHCSANIGEAGDSAIFFGLSGTGKTTLSADPNRKLIGDDEHGWADDSVFNFEGGCYAKCIDLTEEREPEIFRAIKFGALVENVIMDEETRVPDYSDGSLTENTRVGYPVDYIPNAAIPGIGGTPKTVIFLTADAYGVMPPISKLNEKQAMYYFVSGFTSKLAGTERGITSPVPTFSTCFGAPFMPLDPSVYAGMLAEKVAKSGANVYLVNTGWCGNSGKRMNLKYTRAMVTAALNGELEKAEFVTDPYFGVQVPTSCPGVPDEQMIPAKQWGDDTAGYEAKAKELAKSFVENFKKYTHMPADVVAAGPKAE, encoded by the coding sequence ATGGAAACTTATGGACTGGAACAGCTGGGCATTATCAGCCCCAGCGCTGTGTATCGGAACCTCTCCCCTGCCATTCTGGTGGAGAAGGCGCTGGCCCGGGGCGAGGGCAAGCTGAATTCCACGGGCGCCCTGTGCGTCAACACCGGGAAATATACCGGACGCTCTCCCAACGACAAGTTCATCGTGGACTCCGCCGGTGTCCATGACGAGATCGCCTGGGGCAAGGTCAACGTCCCCACCACCCAGGAGGTCTTTGACGCCTTGTATGAGAAAATGGTGGCCTATCTCCAGAACCGGGAGATCTTTATCTTTGACGGCTTTGCCGGTGCGGACCCCAAATACACCAAAGCTTTCCGGGTGATCAACGAGCTGGCCAGCCAGAACCTTTTCATCCACCAGCTTCTGCTGCGTCCCACGGAAGAGGCGCTTGCCAATTACAAGCCTGACTTCACCATCATCTGCGCCCCCGGCTTTAAGTGCATCCCTGAGCGGGACCATGTGAACTCGGAGGCCGCCATCATGATCGACTATGAGAAGAAGATGGTGCTCATCGCAGGCAGCCAGTACGCCGGTGAGATCAAGAAGTCGGTCTTCTCCGTCATGAACTACCTCATGCCCAAGGAGGGCGTCTTCCCCATGCACTGCTCCGCCAACATCGGTGAGGCCGGGGACTCCGCCATCTTCTTCGGCCTGTCCGGCACCGGCAAGACCACCCTGTCCGCCGATCCCAACCGCAAGCTCATTGGCGATGACGAGCACGGCTGGGCGGATGACTCTGTCTTTAATTTCGAGGGCGGCTGCTACGCCAAGTGCATTGACCTGACCGAGGAGCGGGAGCCCGAGATCTTCCGGGCCATCAAGTTCGGCGCCTTGGTGGAGAACGTCATCATGGACGAGGAGACCCGCGTCCCCGACTACTCCGACGGCAGCCTGACTGAGAACACCCGCGTGGGCTACCCCGTGGACTATATCCCCAATGCCGCCATCCCCGGCATCGGCGGCACCCCCAAAACGGTGATCTTCCTCACCGCCGACGCCTACGGCGTCATGCCCCCCATCTCCAAGCTGAACGAGAAGCAGGCCATGTACTACTTTGTCTCCGGCTTCACCAGCAAGCTGGCGGGCACCGAGCGGGGCATCACCTCCCCCGTGCCCACCTTCTCCACCTGCTTCGGCGCCCCGTTCATGCCTCTGGACCCCTCCGTCTATGCCGGGATGCTGGCTGAGAAGGTGGCCAAGTCCGGCGCCAACGTCTATCTGGTCAACACCGGCTGGTGCGGCAACAGCGGCAAGCGCATGAATCTGAAGTACACCCGCGCCATGGTCACCGCCGCCCTCAACGGCGAGCTGGAAAAAGCGGAGTTCGTCACCGACCCCTACTTCGGCGTTCAAGTGCCTACCTCCTGCCCCGGTGTGCCCGACGAGCAGATGATCCCCGCCAAGCAGTGGGGGGACGACACCGCCGGTTACGAGGCCAAGGCCAAGGAGCTGGCCAAGTCCTTTGTGGAGAACTTCAAGAAGTACACCCATATGCCTGCCGATGTGGTGGCAGCCGGCCCCAAGGCCGAGTAA
- a CDS encoding transcriptional regulator AraC family, whose amino-acid sequence MEDRAVRGIQTVIRYIESRLGGRLELETVAEAVHYSKYHLHRMFTETVGMTLHDYVQRRRLTEAAKLLAFSRRPISQIALQCGYESQQSFSQAFKSMYKAPPAAYRAAGNFYPLQLPFTLRMERGREAFRKEEIRLAEERDIPAWMELMRLVIDGYPAMDEGAYLEQLRESIRAGHALVLGEGDTLAGALAFSTGPGRIEFLGVHPQYRRRGLQRLFLDVLTETCLPDQEISTTTYRERDRADTGHRALLLELGFAQRELLTEFGYPTQRLVLLPRGEEGRDDR is encoded by the coding sequence ATGGAAGACAGAGCGGTCCGTGGGATACAGACCGTCATCAGGTATATCGAGAGCCGCCTGGGCGGCAGGCTGGAACTGGAGACGGTGGCGGAGGCGGTCCACTACTCCAAATACCACCTGCACCGCATGTTCACAGAGACGGTGGGAATGACGCTTCATGACTATGTGCAGCGCCGCCGGCTCACTGAGGCGGCCAAGCTGCTGGCTTTTTCCCGACGGCCCATCAGCCAGATCGCTCTGCAGTGCGGATACGAGAGCCAGCAGTCCTTCTCCCAGGCGTTTAAGAGCATGTACAAGGCGCCTCCTGCGGCCTACCGGGCGGCTGGGAACTTCTATCCCCTCCAGCTGCCCTTTACCCTCCGTATGGAGAGGGGCAGGGAAGCGTTCAGAAAGGAGGAGATCCGGCTGGCAGAAGAGAGAGATATCCCTGCCTGGATGGAGCTGATGCGTCTGGTGATCGACGGCTATCCCGCCATGGACGAGGGGGCGTATCTGGAGCAGCTGCGGGAGAGCATTCGCGCCGGACACGCCCTGGTCCTGGGGGAGGGTGACACCTTGGCGGGGGCTCTGGCCTTCTCCACGGGGCCGGGACGCATCGAGTTTCTGGGGGTGCACCCCCAGTACCGGAGGCGGGGGCTCCAGCGGCTGTTTCTGGACGTACTGACGGAGACCTGTCTGCCCGATCAGGAGATCAGCACCACCACCTACCGGGAACGGGACAGGGCGGACACGGGGCACCGGGCCCTGCTGCTGGAACTGGGCTTTGCCCAGCGTGAGCTGTTGACGGAGTTCGGCTACCCCACCCAGCGCCTGGTGCTCCTTCCCCGGGGAGAGGAGGGGCGGGATGACAGATAA
- a CDS encoding efflux ABC transporter permease protein — MNVSNGKCIRDLSRKSLRANRTRNLIAVLAIALTTVLFTSLFTIAMSINDGIQQNNFRQVGGFSHGGFKYLTEEQFHELKDDPLIDQWGLRRFVGMPSEVPFNKSHVEVGYSDANEAHWMYCDPVEGRLPQEGTDEAATDTHVLELMGVTPEIGAKFTLTFDVDGHETTQTFTLCGWWEYDEAIVANHILIPESRADAILTETGVVPGQTTDGMTGTYNMDVMLKNGARNIAGDLDQILENHGYQAESSAQPGYIHTGVNWGYTGAQLSGSMDPATFIAICAVLLLIIFTGYLIIYNVFQISVTNDIRFYGLLKTIGTTPRQLRRIIRHQALALSLAGIPLGLVLGWLIGGQLTPVIVRQVNGVSNVVSMDPIIFAASTLFSLVTVLLSCRKPGKMAARVSPIEAVRYTEGGNLKRRAKRRAKGVSLFSMAWANLGRSRGKTAVTVLSLSLAVVLLTVTVTFTQGFDMDKYVSNFTASDFIVADAGQFQTGGDAYNDEMDVTEDVIAAIDAQGGITGGGLVYGDTSAALEFVTEEYYRSVWSRWNTPEQLDSMVHFKDRNEEGLLADRVQLYGMEQFPLDHLTVLEGDLSKLSEPGGRYVAAVYSDDDYGRPEMGSHWARLGDTVTIRYVEEYEYYNPDTGEVYGPWENVPEGANWVDRAVKYRDVEYEVAALVTVPMALSYRYYGADEFIMNDQTFIQDTGTDSVMYYAFDTTDEANAAMESFLADYTENVNPQFDYESKSTYAAEFEGMRSMFLLLGGALSGIVGLVGVLNFFNAILTGIITRKREMAVLQSIGMTGKQLKTMLVCEGLLYALSSVLLSLVLAVVLGPLAFSALQSMFWFFTYRFTLAPILAVAPVFALLGALVPLAVYRSISKHTVVERLRESDN; from the coding sequence ATGAACGTCTCCAACGGCAAGTGTATCCGAGATCTCTCCCGCAAGAGCCTGCGAGCCAACCGCACCCGGAACCTGATCGCGGTGCTGGCCATCGCCCTGACCACGGTGCTCTTCACCTCCCTGTTCACCATCGCCATGTCCATCAACGACGGCATCCAGCAGAACAACTTCCGCCAGGTGGGCGGCTTCTCCCACGGCGGGTTCAAGTACCTGACAGAGGAGCAGTTTCACGAATTGAAGGACGACCCCCTCATCGACCAGTGGGGTCTGCGGCGCTTTGTGGGCATGCCCAGTGAGGTGCCCTTCAACAAAAGCCATGTGGAGGTGGGCTACTCCGATGCCAACGAGGCCCACTGGATGTACTGCGACCCGGTTGAGGGGCGCCTGCCCCAGGAGGGCACCGATGAGGCCGCCACGGACACCCATGTGCTGGAGCTGATGGGGGTCACGCCGGAGATCGGCGCCAAGTTCACGCTCACCTTTGACGTGGACGGCCATGAGACCACCCAGACTTTCACCCTGTGCGGCTGGTGGGAGTACGACGAGGCCATTGTGGCCAACCACATTCTGATCCCGGAGAGCCGGGCGGACGCCATCCTGACGGAGACCGGCGTGGTGCCCGGGCAGACCACGGACGGCATGACCGGGACCTATAACATGGATGTGATGCTGAAAAATGGGGCCCGAAATATTGCAGGCGACCTGGACCAGATCCTGGAAAACCATGGCTATCAGGCCGAGAGCTCCGCGCAGCCGGGCTATATCCATACCGGCGTCAACTGGGGCTACACCGGCGCCCAGCTGTCCGGCAGCATGGACCCCGCCACCTTCATCGCCATCTGCGCGGTGCTGCTGCTCATCATCTTCACCGGCTACCTCATCATTTACAATGTGTTCCAGATCTCCGTCACCAACGACATCCGCTTCTATGGCCTGCTGAAGACCATCGGCACCACCCCCCGGCAGCTGCGGCGCATCATCCGGCATCAGGCCCTGGCCCTGTCCCTGGCGGGCATCCCCCTGGGGCTGGTGCTGGGCTGGCTCATCGGCGGACAGCTGACGCCGGTGATCGTCCGGCAGGTGAACGGGGTGTCCAATGTGGTGTCAATGGACCCGATCATTTTTGCGGCCTCCACCCTGTTTTCCCTGGTGACCGTTCTTCTCTCCTGCCGCAAGCCGGGAAAAATGGCCGCCCGGGTCTCCCCCATCGAGGCGGTGCGCTACACCGAGGGCGGAAACCTGAAACGCAGAGCCAAGCGCAGAGCCAAGGGCGTCTCCCTCTTCTCCATGGCCTGGGCCAACCTGGGCCGCAGCCGGGGCAAGACGGCGGTCACCGTCCTCTCTCTGTCCCTGGCGGTGGTGCTGCTCACCGTGACGGTCACCTTCACTCAGGGCTTTGACATGGACAAGTATGTCTCCAACTTCACTGCCAGCGACTTCATCGTGGCCGACGCGGGCCAGTTTCAGACCGGCGGCGACGCCTATAACGACGAGATGGACGTGACGGAGGACGTGATCGCCGCCATCGACGCCCAGGGCGGCATCACCGGCGGCGGCTTGGTCTACGGCGATACCTCCGCTGCGCTGGAGTTCGTCACCGAGGAGTACTACCGCTCCGTCTGGAGCCGCTGGAACACCCCCGAGCAGCTGGACAGCATGGTCCACTTCAAGGACCGCAATGAGGAGGGCCTGCTGGCCGACCGGGTGCAGCTCTACGGCATGGAGCAGTTCCCCCTGGACCACCTGACGGTGCTGGAGGGAGACCTGTCCAAGCTCAGTGAACCCGGCGGGCGGTATGTAGCCGCTGTGTACAGCGATGACGACTACGGCCGGCCCGAGATGGGCTCCCACTGGGCCCGGCTGGGGGACACCGTCACCATCCGGTATGTGGAGGAATATGAGTACTATAATCCCGACACCGGAGAGGTGTACGGCCCATGGGAGAACGTGCCCGAGGGTGCCAACTGGGTGGACCGGGCGGTGAAGTACCGGGACGTGGAGTACGAGGTGGCCGCCCTGGTGACCGTGCCCATGGCCCTGAGCTACCGCTATTACGGCGCGGATGAGTTCATCATGAACGACCAGACCTTCATCCAGGACACGGGCACGGACAGCGTCATGTACTATGCCTTCGACACCACGGATGAGGCCAACGCCGCCATGGAGTCCTTCCTGGCGGACTACACGGAAAATGTGAATCCCCAGTTCGACTATGAGAGCAAGTCCACTTACGCCGCGGAGTTTGAGGGGATGCGATCCATGTTCCTGCTGCTGGGCGGGGCCCTCAGCGGCATCGTGGGCCTGGTAGGGGTGCTGAACTTCTTCAACGCCATCCTCACCGGCATCATCACCAGGAAACGCGAGATGGCCGTCCTCCAGTCCATCGGCATGACCGGAAAGCAGCTGAAGACCATGCTGGTCTGTGAGGGCCTGCTGTACGCCCTGAGCTCTGTGCTCCTGTCCCTGGTCCTGGCGGTGGTCCTGGGCCCCCTGGCCTTCTCCGCCCTTCAGAGCATGTTCTGGTTCTTCACCTACCGCTTCACCCTGGCCCCCATCCTGGCGGTGGCTCCGGTGTTTGCCCTGCTGGGCGCCCTGGTCCCCCTGGCGGTGTACCGCTCCATCTCCAAACACACCGTGGTGGAGCGCCTGCGGGAGTCAGACAACTGA
- a CDS encoding ribosomal RNA small subunit methyltransferase A, with protein MDLCDIQQIKALLSRHGFHFSKSMGQNFLVEDWVPRDIAEASGASPSCGVLEVGPGIGPLTQELSRRAGRVVSVELDRSLLPILSETMAGRENVEIVPGDILKTDLAALTAEKFPGLTPLACANLPYNITSPAITALIQAGVFAAITVMIQREVALRICARPGTPDYGAFSVFCQYHTAPELLFEVPPSCFIPAPKVTSAVLRMTPRPAPAEVDDEAHFFRVVRAAFAQRRKTLANSLTSSLSGLYTKEDIQEAIRICGLAPDVRGERLGIPEFAALSKALRAQPQ; from the coding sequence ATGGATCTGTGCGACATCCAGCAAATCAAGGCCTTGTTGTCCCGGCACGGCTTTCACTTCTCCAAGTCCATGGGGCAGAATTTTCTGGTGGAGGACTGGGTGCCCCGGGATATTGCGGAGGCATCCGGCGCCTCCCCTTCCTGCGGTGTGCTGGAGGTGGGCCCCGGCATCGGCCCCCTCACCCAGGAGCTCTCCCGGCGGGCCGGGCGAGTGGTCTCTGTGGAGCTGGACCGGTCCCTCCTCCCCATCCTGTCAGAGACCATGGCCGGCCGGGAAAATGTGGAGATCGTTCCAGGAGATATCCTGAAGACTGATCTGGCTGCCCTGACAGCGGAAAAGTTCCCCGGCCTTACGCCGCTGGCCTGTGCCAATCTTCCTTATAATATTACCTCCCCCGCCATCACCGCCCTGATCCAGGCGGGGGTCTTCGCCGCCATCACCGTCATGATTCAGCGAGAGGTGGCCCTGCGTATCTGCGCCCGGCCTGGGACACCGGATTACGGGGCCTTCTCCGTCTTCTGCCAGTACCACACCGCCCCGGAGCTGCTCTTCGAGGTCCCCCCTTCCTGCTTTATCCCCGCACCCAAGGTGACCTCCGCCGTCCTGCGGATGACGCCCCGGCCCGCCCCGGCCGAGGTGGATGACGAGGCCCACTTCTTTCGGGTGGTCCGGGCCGCCTTCGCCCAGCGCCGAAAGACCCTGGCCAACAGCCTCACCTCCTCCCTGTCCGGCCTGTACACGAAAGAGGACATCCAGGAGGCTATCCGGATCTGCGGCCTCGCCCCGGATGTCCGCGGGGAACGGCTTGGCATCCCGGAGTTCGCAGCCCTCTCGAAGGCCCTGCGGGCCCAGCCCCAATGA
- a CDS encoding ABC transporter ATP-binding protein, with protein sequence MTILETKDLRKFYGSGDTQVKALDGVDLSVENGEFVAIVGTSGSGKSTLLHMLGGLDRPTSGAVLVDGKDIFSLKDEELTIFRRRKIGFVFQSYNLVPVLSVYENIVLPIQLDGGKVDQSYVNQVIEALGLEQKLQNLPSQLSGGQQQRVAIARALATKPAIILADEPTGNLDSKTSQDVLSLMKVTGQKFAQTMVMITHNEEIAQMADRIVRIEDGRIVKR encoded by the coding sequence ATGACAATTTTGGAGACCAAGGATCTGAGAAAATTTTACGGCAGCGGCGACACCCAGGTGAAGGCCCTGGATGGGGTGGACCTGAGCGTGGAAAACGGGGAGTTCGTGGCCATCGTGGGCACCTCCGGCTCCGGCAAGTCCACCCTGCTCCACATGCTGGGCGGGCTGGACCGGCCCACCAGCGGCGCTGTGCTGGTGGACGGGAAGGACATCTTCTCCCTGAAGGACGAGGAGTTGACCATCTTCCGCCGACGGAAGATCGGCTTCGTGTTCCAGTCCTATAATCTGGTGCCGGTGCTGAGCGTGTATGAAAACATCGTCCTGCCCATCCAGCTGGACGGCGGCAAGGTGGACCAGTCTTATGTAAATCAGGTCATCGAGGCCCTGGGACTGGAGCAGAAGCTCCAGAACCTGCCCAGCCAGCTCTCTGGGGGACAGCAGCAGCGCGTGGCCATCGCCCGGGCTCTGGCCACCAAGCCCGCTATCATCCTGGCCGACGAGCCCACAGGCAACCTGGACTCCAAAACCAGTCAGGACGTGCTCTCCCTGATGAAGGTCACCGGGCAGAAGTTCGCCCAGACCATGGTGATGATCACCCACAACGAGGAAATCGCCCAGATGGCCGACCGCATCGTCCGCATTGAGGACGGCAGGATCGTCAAGCGCTGA